CCGCACCGTGTGAAGACCGAGGCCGCCATACCTTCGGACCCTCGGAGCGCCTTTTGATCTAGGCGCGGAGAGCGGCTTCGGGAAATTCAATCCCCTATCATTAGGAGTGCTGGAAGTTGTTGCATTGTGTGAATACTGACACATTTGAGTGGCTGCGGTCAGGGACCTTCCTGCTGCCGATGGGAGATTAATATCGCCGAATCTTCGGTGCAACAAACAGTTCTACAGGACCGATCGGTTGAGTTCGGCTCGAGGGCAGGTATGTAGCCAGAGCTGTCCGATCCTTAGCGGTCATCGATCATCGATCGAGGCGTGAAACCCAGCACCCAGTAAACGACGCAGCGGACCCTGCGGAGGAATATACGCTCTATCTGCCAGCAGCCTTACGCCCTAATGCGCACTATCAGTGTCACTCGCACCACTGTAAGTCACAGACACAAGACGCCAACGTAAACATGGCATATTACGTGGGAGGAGTGTCGGTGTGTCACAAACGCGCGCTTAATTCCATTAGGTGTCCCCTCTTTGGAGTGACTAATAATTGTCCCCTGGGCGGTGTCATATGTCCCGTTCTAGTGACCCATTAGTATACCGCGCCACCGCACCACCGTCATGACCGTGGATAATTACGCCCGGTAATTAAACTTCCAACGAAATGGAGTCCACTCACAGCGCACTTCGCTGTCGCACGCGTGGGGAGGGTTACTGTCGGGTTTCCAATATTGTGACGGATATCACATCCGTCAGCTTGTGCAACTGAGACGCTGCACCGTACGCCATCACAACCGCGGCCGGTCAGCACACTGTCATGGCGTTGGTCAAAACGTGTGGTAAACGTTGAAACACAGTGCACGTGAAAGTGAGAAGCGAGCAAATACAAAACTGCAATGGCGTGTGTGGGCGTTCGGGTTGCATCGGCGAAAATTGAATTGTGTCCCATGTGCCCGTGATTAAACGTTTCTAACAATGGCCGATAATTATTTCGTGCCGTACGGATAAGAGAACGTTTAGGTTTTATCTGTTCCGCGGAAATCGTGGCTTTTAATCTAATGCGcttttggaaaatttaaaacaacatttaaatTACATCTTTACATTGTAGGGATTTTTTATCCCCACATGATACCTGGTGTTGAGAAGGTTTGGTTTTGAAGTAATAAGTTTTATTAAACtccaaacatttttgcaaGCTGACATTCCAAGAAAGTATACCAATTCTTAAACTGATGCTTTAAAAGCTCTTTGGAGTTCAGGTTGTTTTGAATACATAGTTAAATCTATTGGTTCTCTCAATTTGACAACTTCAAATGCTTTAttatgtcaaatttcaaacCAATTGAAAGTAAATCACTTCATGTAGAATTTACACCACAAAACTTAAATATATTAACCGAgtatcataaaaaaatatccttaATTTCATGAAGTATCTGCTGCTACGGCTCATAATATAGAATTCCGACAAGGTCCCACCAAATGTAAAGCATCACCTTCTGAATTCTGAAGCTTACTTTATTGACCTTTTCCGTTCTAATTTTCAGTTAAAAATGTTATGAAATTTATACAATTGCGTAATTCCAGCATCAAGACGATAGGATATTGGTTAACTTGTTAATACCCAACACATTGGCAGACTGTAGCAAGTGTTTAGGACTTATAAATCCTTCAGTTACAGCACAATGATTGCAGGACCTTTTGGAGTTGCTGTGTCCCTTCTGACGAAGAAGACGACCCTTCTGTTTGCATGTCACCTTAAAGTTCAGGTGAAGATCTAGATACTCACTGCTCTCAAAATCTAAGATTTCAATATATCAGAAGTTCAATCTTATATCTAATGCCTAAATGTCATAAATATCACCTAGAACCGTTAGAATACTTACAGAACTAAATACAAACTTAATCTACCAGGATCGACATTTGGTCCACCCATTTCATTGCTATACTTTTTCGACTCTGGACCAATGTTGGGCAGAGGCTGTATGGTGAAAGTTGTCGTCATGCAGTCTACACGGTGCTGTTGCCGTCTTCTCTTGTTACCATCCACAATCGGCGCACGGTGCACTTGAATTCACTTTACAACCAACTTAAATCTGCTTCCCCATCACTGGAACCAGCCTCCACTGTACCGGCAACCACGTGGAAGACGAGCTCTCGTGGAAAAGAAACAGCAAAATAGCCCCGGACCAACGCTCGACAGAACTAACAACGAGTCCGCCCATTCGCCAAATGTCCACGGATGAAAGCGGAGCGTGACGGTGCGTTTCAGCGGGATGCGATGATGGTGGCAGTGTTAACGATTATTtctcctctttctctctctcactcactctggctttctttggatGCTGAAAGTCAAAATCGGAGTAGGcctggaaaaaaaatcgcaacacTCGCCCCAAAATGTAAACGCTCCCCGTCCGTTCACTAATCGCCACACAAACGGATCGTCTTCGCCCGAGCTTGCAAGTGCTCGGCAACAGTCGATCCGCCCCTCGTGCACTAAAACAACTGCCAGCTTGCGCTGAGCGTGATCTCGGGTTTGGCAAGATAAATGAAGCCTCCGAAAAGAACACGCGCGCCTGCCAACCAACCGACCAGCCTGCCCCGCGGTTGCGGCAACCTAAATGATCTTTCGGCACTTCTTTTGAATACGCGCTGGTCGCCACGTTTTTCGGGCCCCGAAAACGCAACGCTAAATTAATTGTCcatcttttgtgtgtgttttcacgCTACCGCTACGGGTTTTTGATGGTTTTGCGATAAGTTAGCATGGGTTTTTGGATGGTACGAAGAGCTGTTCATATTTGGGTAGAATTACGTTGAAGAATAGCTtgcaaggtgtgtgtgtgtgttgaggaTGTTATGGAGTTATTGCATTACTTGTTTAGTTCTTGTTCAACATCTTCAGAAATGTTGTAAAAACAGCAGTTCCTTAATTCTATGTATTTCTAGGTTATACCTTGATTGATCTTCTCTTGATAGATAAACGAGGCTCATAAATTAACTATAAATAGTGCACCCGtaatacatttaaaataaGTTTTTGATTAGATTGTTAAAGTAATCAATACATACGCTATTAAGTGACATTAGATGATTGACTAGTACGGGGCCTCTACGCCACGTTCATCGTCCATTCGCTGTCATTTAAAATCCACCATGGCGATCACTGgcataacaacaaacaaatgagcAATAGTAGATCTCCAATTGCGCTTGCCCTTAATCGCGTCAACATCCGGATCTATGGCCCGCAGCTAAGGGCTGAGACTTGCAAGACCAACCCAAGCTACGGTTCCGATAAGTAGGATCTACTTGACATGATTACCATCAGCCCCAGTGGCAGCACAAACCGCCGCCCCGAAGGGAGCGATCCGTCACTAGCTTGCGACTAGTGCTGCAAGATGGCCGCCGATATCTTGCCATTGCCCTACCCACTCCGCAGAAGCCGGTAATGAGTTGGTAAGCCGTGCACAAACTGATAATACCCATTAGCATAACGAACCGTCGCCACGAGATGCTAACCATGGCAATGGGTTTCCCTACTTCCCAAGCCAATTCACAGATAGGACCGATAGGAACTACTGTCCTCCGTCCATTTTCGCGCCTTGCTTCGTCCAGTTAACCAGTGTTTCTATCCCGCTTTTGCTATGTCCGTCGCCTTTCTTGGTGAAAATTGTAGCACAGTGAGAAAAGCTATCTGTCCATCGGATCGGCCAATGTTCGACACGCCGTAGCTTCTGCACGTTCTGCGTCTTTAACTTCGCGATCAGGCGCGCAACAGGCGGGTATGCCGAGAGCGACTTACAACACCCAAGTCCACGGCTACTAAAGACACGGCCCGAGACAGAGTGAGGGAGAACGAGATACAGCTCATTATCGGTAATTTAGATCTTCCTGCACGTCCAGAGTTTGATCTGTTGGGTAGTTCGTGTAGGGTTTCGCTACGAACGGTTCAACCTTCCAGGCAGTTCCCGAGCCGTGTGTAGTTGACTTCTAACTTAATAAACCCTAAACACatataattttctttcccGCGCGTTGTCGCATTTAAAGGATCGCGGGTCCTATCCGGGTCGTCGTTGAGCGTATTTAGTTGTGGAAGGAATATGTATACGGAGTGTTGTAAGGGGACACCTCTATTATGAAAAGGTATGTAGACAGGTATCAAAATGTATTCTAGTTAAGACTAGAGCTTTTTGACTCAAGTAATAttgaatattcaatgtacaataagtttttattacacttgctgaagtttttaaaacattttttaaatgattgtACAACAATAACATATGAAATTGTTAAATGTCgtacacattttattttgatgtttttcattaaatatcaTAAACTTAATGAACTAAAACTAAAATTGTGCGCAGTTTAACACTACACATGGTTCGCATGAAGCTGTACGAACAAACTATCAATGTAACTCGGAGATCCGCATTGTTGTGATAGTGCAAACTATTCTTGCAACGATTCTTTTGAATTTAATAATCATTCAACTGATTTGTGAGCCATCTAGCGTGAAAAACATGAAGCTCTTGAAAATTTTCCGTGATAGCAAATTGATTGCGACCGTGGGTTGCGGTTGATGTCTCAGCTAGGTACGATGCGGTTTATGTCTGAGCTAACGAAGCGACATCTGGCAACGTGAACGATTCTGCTGTTATATTGATATTCCAGATAAAATAGGAAATTGTTTCAAGAAAGTAATTtgcaagaaaatgaaacatgctgatttaaatttaaagtcTTCAATTTCACTGGACCTTAAAACACCctttaattgaaatttgttGTTGCCTCTAATCGTCAATTTTAATAAATGGCTATTTGATAAACTGTGGCACTAAACGTgtataacaacaaaactgaGTCCAAAACCATTTCTTGCAAATGAACTGGTTATGCTCCGAAGCGCGATATTTATTTGCTGCATAATAATCAACTGTGCTTTGACTAGATttttgtacaacaatttcTCTAATACGATACAAAAACCAACCCACAGATTTCGGAAACATTGAGCACACATCAATCCGAAACAAATAATAACACAAacgataattttcttttcgcaattttgttgggttttttgtatattttaaattataattatcaTCACTTAAAATGTTAGGTAATCATCATCACTCCGCAAACATTTTTCTCTTATCGCAACACTAATGCCTCCCCTTGTCTGGGATTCACCCTCCGCCCAGCTTACCATACCATACTGATCCTACCATTTTGTATACTGCTGGTCACATTATTCGCACCGCAACACTTTCACTAAAACACTAAAAATACAATGTTCGCCTATTTCGCTGAATCGGGCACCGgtattttttcttcgtttttgctCCTGCCAGAATGGTCGGATCTTGCATGATTAGTGTATGTTTCTGTCGAAGTaatttccgtttccgttcTGCATCTTCTTCCTTTATCGTCCTCCCTTTTTACTGTTTATCGTGTGCACTCAATGTGAGTGAGCTTGCTTCTCTCTCTCACCTGCTTCTACTTTTACAAATAGCACTGTCCCTaagatttaaaaacaaaatagcaaaatgaAACCGGGCCAGATTCCCTAAAAATGCGCACaatcacgcacacgcacgctgATTGCATCAGAGCAAGGATCTTTTAGTAAGCTGTCATTACATTTCGAGCGACTCCGAAGGAATCTGCACTACTAATGCAACCGTCAAACGCGTCCTACAGTAAATCATCTGACCGATCCCCTTGTCTGTGTCCGTGTGCGTATATGCATCTCCGTGGCGTCCAATATTCGCGAATCCTTCTCCTTCACATTCTTCCTAATCGAATCGTCAGCCAACGGCACTAAGTAAACACCCGCCCAATAGAGCTttctgctactactactggtggtggtggtggccctCGCCAACACGTATCATATTAAAACGCATAGCACAGTTGAAGGTTAGGCATTGGTCGTCCATTATAGTCTACATGCATTCATCTAAATCCGGAATATGTTGTACATACTAATactatttcttcatttttttatgtgaGTTTTGCTAGCCTGTTCTCcctttctcttctcttcttctATAGCGAGAGAAGTTAGGCACCATTCGCATTTCTGGGAcatgtatgtgtttgtggatGTACATTTAATtgtgcttgttgttttttccgtgtcagtcTTCTCTTCTAATGTTTACAAATCGTAATATTAAAAACATCTGTTACGAAATTTCGAACAAAGGACAAGGATCCTGAAGAAGTGGGATGCAAAGCATACTAAAAACGCAAAACTGAAGAGCCGTACCTCCAGGTGGgtggcaaaaaaagaaacaaaaagtgtGTCGATTCTAGCTAGGGCTGGAATGTTCAAACCGTCGATGCGTGCTGCAGTTGCCGCGcgtactaaaaacaaaaacttcatAAATACTAATACGCGTTAACATTTACGTTTGCTCTTTTCAAAAACTGTATGCAACTACTTCTTTCTACTTCTGTTacacctgttttttttgcacaaacttTATCAATCACAGGTGGGTTTTGAAGGGGTGgggtggtagttttggaaTGGAAACTTAAACAATTACACAACTCGGTTTagcaccaaaataaaaaatagttaaatttTTACGCCTGCCAACTGCAACTGCGCACCTCAACGCGAAATTCGCACGCACCTATTGAAtgacttttgtttttcatcttgCCCTTTCCCCCATCGTTTAATCGTGGCATACTAGATCCCTTTTGCCTCGCTGGACGTTTGTTCTAATTCCTATGCCAGGAATGGCTCTGTCTTGTGTACTAAAACGTTGGTTTTACATCCAAGCATTAAAAGGGTGATGTTTAGTGAGCAATTTCACTTCTGTCCTGTTTCGTTTCAGCGGAAGCGGGAAGCGCTGGGGAGTGGGATAGTGTGTTGGAGGGCATTTGCGTACAAGAAAAcagataataaattaaattagtttaaGCGCCTAGGCGCTGATATCTCTCACTACTTTCAATGCTCTCGACAGGTGTTGGTGAGGAGCTTTACTGACTCGTGCTGGAGagtaagtttaaaaaaaaccaaaaacacaataGGACAAATCGCGTTGGCGTTTTTGTATGCACACGCATTTTCGATCATCCTCACCCAGTAGGAATGGTGGAAATCTAGAGCCTAGGGGCTAGGCTTGCAGAGAACGATCAATGGATCGCATTGTTCGCCAGCATAATATCTCTAGCGCCGGTTCTGCTTAGCTTATAATTGTGCACCGTGTGCACCTAGACGACACTTAGCTTCTAACCGTTTGGAAATCATTATGATTAATACACGTAGATCGTCTTGAGCTGGGGTTTCAGCTCGGGCGGTATGACTGGGGCAGGTTCGTGCGTTTTCCGCGATACCAGACGCTTGAAGCGACCGGACAGCTGACGTTTCAGTCCCTTGAAGCCGGTCTTCTCGTTATGTACTAACGCGTCCTGTTTTGGAAGAGAGCAAACAGTAAAGACATTTATTAGTACGGTGCAGATAATGGTGGTTTCATTGATGAGCCGCCCTAATGTTTTAAAAGCTCGACGAGCGAAAAGCATTCCTTCCACGCAGCAATCAATTGGCCATTGTTTCTGGGCTTGGTACGATGCTTCATTGACCGCCGAAAATGAGTTCAGCCGGAAGCATCCCACCAAAAACCTTGAAACAGGGGAAACCCATCAAAGCTTTCGACCGTTGATGATGGACCGTTTTGCGTTTTTCGTACACCCGTTCCATCAATTCTCAGGTTTCACAGGGTtcgtttgctcttttttttttgcacggtTTCATTCTTGCTTTCCCATTCGTTCCACGTTCGTACACCACCCATAAGGACAATGCTCTTTTCGGTTGCTTCGGCACCCTTCATGCCAAGCGCAGGATGTAAGAAGCAGCACAACCATCGGGGGTTGTTGTCTGGTGATTCCAGCTGCTGCCTCTGCTCTCAATTGCGTCCGCGGTCACTGTTCGGACTCTCGGGACGGGGGCGCTGAACTGAATGTTGAGTTccgccgcaaaaaaaaaagaaacaaaatgctCCTCGGCTTGTTTCGACGCCGGAGGAGGAGTTCAAGGCCTTAAAGATTGTGGGATAGAATGAATGCTCTGCTCACGGCGCAAACGGAATCGAGATTGAATATTCGCTACGAAATCGAAGCTTACCTGACTACTGGCGTTGTAGATGTTCGGTTGCGGTGGTAACGGTGGAAAGACCCACACAGTAGACGGACTCTGCCGGAAGGCTATCGGCGTTGGCACGGAGTAGCCTGTTTCCGGACTGCTGCCGCCATTcggctggtggtggtgattaCTGCTACTATGGTTCTGCTGGTTCTGCTGAGGATGGCTGGTTCCGTTGTGATGAAGCTGGTGGTGACTGAAcgggtgatgatggtgttggtggtggtgcggtgCCGCCTCCACATTGTTCGCCGTCACCGGGCTCACCGTCGACGACTCTTCCCGCTTTCTCAGCTTACTGCGGACGAGACGCATCGTCATTAGGGTACCGTTGCTTCCAACCATTTTCCTGAACTCGTTAATCTTGGCGCGTCGGTTGTTTTCTGTGCCCCCGTCTGCCTTCTACTGAGACTGTTGGGCTCTCTTTGTTGGGGTTGTACGGCTCTCAAGAGGtcccaaaacccaaaacaaagctGATCACTCGGTTgatcaaaaaaggaaacacaattCTTCACTTCTTATCACAGACAATTCCGTTTCCTTCGTTAGTTTGCAATTCTCCCCTTCGAGAGGCTTCACACGATTTGGCAAAACAGTCACTGCACAGCCAAATGTTAGGTTCTTCCAACCCAAAGACTAGAGGTTTCTgctatttatttgttaaagcTGCGATCATCAACTGGAGGACATTTTCTGGTTGCACTTTCTTGCACCGCGGAGCTCTCAAGTTTGTGCCGTCCGAAGTACACTTCTTCCTTCCGCAAAACAACTGGTTTGCGCTGCTGTAGCTTGCGTTCGGTCACACAACCCAAAAAAACTGGCGTGTCGAACTACTGgccacactcatacacacggATTCTTCGGAGGGAAggctcacactcacacaacaacccAAAACGTTCGCGCTGGATAATGATCCTTTTTCCCTGTTGCGTGTTCTAACCGTGGCTACGCTCCCAGAGCACTCACACGTTACACACTGTCGGGCTGGCCGCACAATCGAGCGCCTTTTGTACAGCAGCGGTAACCTTCCCGGGACCCGTACCGCGGCGCGTTCGGGAGCCTTCGCAAATGgccgcacaaacacacgcgcaacGTGTATCCTTAAACCGAAGTCACACGCTTGTAACCGTTTATAAAACGGTTTGTCCTTGCTAATGTCACACTGGGATTTGCGAAGGTTTTGATGCTGCTTTTGATGGCACACGCGAAGCCAAAGTGACAAATATCACACCCGAAAATACCCGCACCAACAAAACACTGGTTCTTAATTCGCTTTTTTTTACGTCGTCGTGGTACACCACTTTCTTTTAAGCTGTGGCCtctttagtttgtttgttttttaaattatctgGCGGCCCTTACTAGATGTCGCTTGAAATACCACTTTCGAGGGCGCGTAATGCTTCCTTCTAGCTGTTTTAGCACTCGCGGTTCGCTTCGCGTTTGTGTCCGCTAGATGCGACGGTTCGTACTCGACTTGCTTCGGTTCGTCGTCGGTGGTTCGATTTTTATATAGCTGCGCGAACGACGATCGCGAATACGGTTGCGTacaatcatcaccaccacgaGCGCGCGCCCGTATGTTGGGGgcagcaaaaaacaacagcgcCTATACACACAAACCACACGGACAACCGGGCAGCTCCATGCTCCCATACGTATGGCGTGGAGCGCGTACACACTGTTGCGTCGCAAGCGCTTCCCCACTGAcgtcacacgcacacaacaccGTACGCGGTTTGTCGGCGGGTTTCGTTCCAAACcgaatgcattaaaaaaaaggaatacatTCATCGTAATATGACGATCCACCAAAAACGTCACTGGATTGCTTTCCCAGCCGCGCCAGTGCGTGTTGGTCGgacgcaacaaaaacaaaaataaaacgccgGGTCGGAACTTTCCGTCCGTGTTTCACGCATCCATcccgtgcgtgtgtttgtgggtgcGCACAAAACAATAGTAACACAACCAGCACACACAGTCACATGGCGCGGGCATTTTGTGAGTCATAAAAGATGCAGTACGGAGCAACCGTACCTTTCTAGTGGTTTGACTCCAGTCCGAACTGGAATCGGTTGGTATCGACCCGCAGGGTATGACTAGACAGTTCCACCCAGAAACACTATCTCCCGCTTGtacaacacacaacaagcAGCCGGAGGCACCATCCAGTATATCCATCTCGCCGTCGTAGCACCCCCGTTCAGGTAAGACACACACAGGTCTTACGGACAAAGTTCAAGTGCACCGGAACAGACAAAGAGGGAGCCAACCAACCCGTTCGAAACGCGATCGATACGAAAACCTATTCAAGGTCGATCGGAACCGGTTATCCAAGCCCACGGGGACTGCTGGTGCACCGTCGAGCTGCATTATGCATGCGTCAAATCGCTTGACGTGCCACCCCAACGAGACTCCATGTTGTCATTTCTTCTTGAGAagaccaaaaccaaaaacctaATTAAGGTTCAACCCACAACCCAAGAACCCCACCATCATCGGATCGTAATTATCTTGGAAAGGTATAGGAACGACCTTACCGGCCATCTACGGCTCCGTTACCTCTCCAATTTCACATCGGAACCTGGAGCTCACCAGGAAATGGTGTCTTCCGGACAGATGTCGCTTATCGGTCGGAGCGCTGGACGTGCTGGACAACGCCATTTTCACCGTTTAAGCCGCAAATCGACCCTTCGAACCCGTCATCCGTGCACTTTGGAGTCCATTCTTTTTCTGTCCAACAGCACAATGGCGATGGTGCTTTGCCTTGGAGCGAACTCCACCGCTTAGTAATATCGGCACGTTTTGTGGACGATAGCCACAATCATTGCGCTCACCCGAGCATGATGCATTAGCTGCCCCTCAATGGTACAAGATACACGCGTACATGTGTGACATCCGGCAAGCAGACCCAAGATATAAATCATCCACTGGCGAGACGTGCTACCGATCGAAGAAATCTCCCGTTCGGAGCTGACTCACCAACGCGCTGGGCCTTGGTATGGCGATGTGGTAACAAACGTATCAGCACGATGTTAACATTGGGCAATGGGGAGATACCACCCGATATAATCAACCTGGCTGTGTCCGAAAGCTGGGAGCTATTATATTGCTCATGCCGATTGCGAATGCACTATTTGCCGATCGTTCACCAGTTGGGGGTTGGGTTCGGGTTCGTCAACACGCGCTAATTGTCGTCTTCTTTTGCGATCTAGGAAGTATGGAAGGGAGCATTCGAAACCGCAATAGTGCTGCTTGCTACAGACGATGCAAATGAGGTTACAGCGGGTCTGATCGCGCACCCCACTCACCAAGTCCCCGAGAGTCAATGGGCATGCGGAAGAACGGTTCCAAAGCGGTTCGTCGCTTCATGTCATTCGGAAGCGATATTAGTACTAATTTGCATTGTAAACTTCAATGACAGTGCAATGTACTCCGTATCCCTGAGCTGCAAGCTGTCCAAAGCATTGCAATCTCGCTTCCCCATCCTAACACCTCTAATCAACTTTTTCTTTGCATGTTGCTCGAACCGATGCCTGAAAAAGTTCCACCGAGGTACGCCGAGACGGTATCTGATCGAAACTTACCTCGAAGTGTAAGCCATTGTACGTTACGCTATAAATTTGATAACTCGACACCGATTTCCTTCAACTCGCGCTCTCGCCGTCCCTACTCGCAGCGGTCAAAAGCGAGGCAGTGAGGCAATGAGGCAGTAACGCCACaacaattcattcatgaaaaaaccTTGGTTCCACGGCAACAAACCAAGATAACGGAGCACCAAGACGCATCGGACAATGACGCCATCGGTAAATGGACGAGCGACGAACGGGAGATACAATACTCCTCGAACTCTACGTTCCGTGTGTTGTTTACGCCCTACTGACGTCGTAACCAAGAACCATATTCTTCTTCTACCCCATATGCGCTGTCTGTGTTGCGAAATCAGAACACTCAGAGCCTTCACAATCCTCggatgaagaaaacaaacattagcGCGCCGTCGAggtgaaaaacatgttttgctCAGGGACTTTTTGCTGATGTCACGGGTGGCGTGAAATAGTTTCCAATGCGACGTTAAACCCCTGTTTATCTTGTCTCCAGACAAATACGACAGTTTGTCCTTATCTTGCGGATATTCATTTTTTCCACGAAAAACTACTATTGTGAGGTTAGGTTTACAAAAGTGCACCTTCAACGTGGTTAGAGATACCAAGAAATTGGCAAGGAATTCAAGATAGGGCTTGCGTATATAGGCACAGAAAAGGTTAGAATCCCAATAGGATAATAATGCTTAATAACCACGTCTTGTTGTCCATCAATTAGAACGATGTACAGACTAACAAATTAGCTCTTTGCTCGTATCTGAATTAAGAGGCTTACATCCTATCGCTCCTTTTTGCTGCTCTCTCATTCTGTCCTCCATTTGATTCCGTCGATTAATCAACCCTTTTTGTCAAAATTAAGGTTTCCATTCACGACGTTTCCGTTTCAAATGAGCTTCtaaagatttttttccccaaacATGACCtcgaaccttttttttaacagTCGTGAGAAACACAATGCGAAAAGTTCCTTGCACTAATGTTCTCACATTGGAACACAGTTCTTCCTGGTGCGGTGGAAACATTCGTCGCAGCATCTATCTATCCAATGAATCACaatgaaaaacacattatGAATTTGGGAAGATAACGAGCTGTCCGCAATTATCATCTCGTTTATGCgaacattttaatttgttcaatTCCAAAGGGTACAAAACAGTACATTTAGCACACGCATCAACCATCCGAAGGTCAGACCACTAAATTGACCGGAATTCGGAACATTTCTGATGGTTCGAGCGGTCATGCGTAACTATCTCGCACATAAGCACTTTGCGGACGTAAATCGCAGGACGATAAACAATAAGGCTAACATATAACGCTGTACACTCGCGTGAGGAACTCatttgtgatgttttgtttgagaAGTTTGAGGCAGAAGGATTCGAACATCTGTTCGACGCTTGTTGCTATTTGACATTCAACAATCAGAGTGGCTACACTGGTTGGA
The Anopheles moucheti chromosome 2, idAnoMoucSN_F20_07, whole genome shotgun sequence genome window above contains:
- the LOC128298917 gene encoding uncharacterized protein LOC128298917, whose translation is MTILGEPSAGVVVHHPQQQQQQQQLVSLHHQLRSSAVYNGTHAELLTAAGEGSDVDNGNIQDLLNDTDSELSSLSHLDAPNDVLYMICGVVIAMVLVGLIIVLVAVTISKLRKREESSTVSPVTANNVEAAPHHHQHHHHPFSHHQLHHNGTSHPQQNQQNHSSSNHHHQPNGGSSPETGYSVPTPIAFRQSPSTVWVFPPLPPQPNIYNASSQDALVHNEKTGFKGLKRQLSGRFKRLVSRKTHEPAPVIPPELKPQLKTIYVY